The proteins below come from a single Camelus bactrianus isolate YW-2024 breed Bactrian camel chromosome 2, ASM4877302v1, whole genome shotgun sequence genomic window:
- the MEPE gene encoding matrix extracellular phosphoglycoprotein produces the protein MRIVCLGLLLFSLTRAAPTFQPQGEKTKQDCVEEQRITYKGHHEKHGYYMFKYVYTSPGRKNQTDMKQEGKNKDNTALHRSGKRHQEPAPRENTVQENEKALSLLGANEINKSTKPPNLFENRPTTNEDYSISNKENAHSDLKMSTYPELTGNHRAEGGHSAVSKLHDQEEYGPALIRNSMQHAVEPGAVTELLEENKNKPKNVLSKIPTAVNYAKAPSKIKKNHQSDSRAQNTLVKSRSAHHVQHHMDYLKQPPKVKKVPSDFEGSGYPDLQGRGDNDIAPFSGDGPPFKDISGKGEAIGPDREDAESQTEFSSPSEVETITPDARGPGYNEIPEKEGNGRNTIGTRDETAKEANAGDVSLVEGSNDIIGSTDFKKLPGKEGNRVDGGSQSVHQGKIEFHYPHTPSKDKRKDGSSNGAESTNYNEIPKNGKGSSRKGTDHFNRKQVTSNEEQTFPSKGKGQGRLIPSPGFDNDFKNEIGSHNGRNNEGTITHSRKNHYVPHRESNSTWNKGMPQRKGSWGYRRPHYSRRARPPKRHDSSESSDSGSSSESDGD, from the exons ATGCGAATTGTCTGTTTGGGACTGCTCCTTTTCAGTCTGACCCGGGCAGCACCA ACATTTCAACCACAGGGGGAGAAAACTAAGCAAGACTGTGTGGAAGAACAGAGG ATAACGTACAAAGGCCACCATGAGAAACATGGGTATTATATGTTTAAGTATGTTTACACATCACCTGGGAGGAAAAATCAAACTGACATGAAG caggaaggaaagaacaaagacAATACTGCTCTTCACCGTTCCGGCAAGAGACACCAAGAGCCTGCCCCTAGAGAAAACACTGTCCAGGAAAACGAGAAAGCCTTGTCCCTTCTTGGAGCCAATGAAATTAACAAAAGCACTAAACCCCCAAATCTTTTTGAAAACAGACCGACCACGAATGAAGACTACAGTATTAGTAACAAAGAAAACGCCCACAGTGACCTAAAGATGTCCACTTACCCTGAACTGACTGGGAATCACAGGGCTGAGGGGGGACACAGTGCTGTCAGCAAACTTCATGACCAAGAGGAATACGGCCCAGCGCTCATCCGAAATAGCATGCAACACGCAGTGGAGCCGGGGGCTGTGACTgaactcttggaagaaaacaagaacaaacccAAGAATGTTCTAAGCAAGATTCCAACAGCTGTAAACTATGCTAAGGCCCCCTCAAAAATTAAGAAGAACCATCAAAGTGATTCCCGAGCCCAGAACACTCTAGTGAAAAGCAGAAGTGCCCACCATGTCCAGCACCACATGGACTATCTAAAACAGCCCCCCAAAGTCAAAAAAGTACCCAGTGACTTTGAAGGCAGTGGTTACCCAGATCTTCAAGGAAGGGGGGACAATGATATCGCTCCTTTCAGTGGAGATGGTCCACCTTTTAAGGACATTTCTGGTAAAGGAGAAGCTATTGGTCCTGACCGGGAAGATGCAGAGAGTCAAACAGAGTTTTCCAGCCCAAGTGAAGTCGAGACCATCACCCCCGATGCAAGAGGACCAGGTTACAATGAGATCccggagaaggaaggaaatggcaGGAATACGATTGGAACCAGGGATGAAACAGCCAAAGAGGCAAATGCCGGTGATGTAAGCCTAGTGGAGGGCAGCAACGACATCATAGGTAGCACCGATTTTAAGAAACTCcctggaaaagaaggaaacagagtgGATGGCGGCAGCCAAAGTGTTCATCAAGGGAAAATAGAGTTTCATTACCCTCACACACcctcaaaagacaaaagaaaagatggcAGTAGCAATGGGGCTGAAAGTACGAATTATAATGAAATTCCCAAAAATGGCAAAGGTAGTAGCAGAAAAGGCACAGACCATTTCAATAGGAAGCAAGTGACTTCAAATGAAGAACAAACATTTCCAAGTAAGGGCAAAGGTCAGGGCCGGCTCATTCCTTCTCCTGGTTTTGACaatgactttaaaaatgaaataggtTCCCATAATGGCCGCAATAATGAGGGGACCATAACACACAGCAGGAAAAATCACTATGTACCCCACAGAGAAAGTAATTCTACGTGGAATAAGGGTATGCCCCAAAGGAAAGGGTCCTGGGGTTACAGAAGACCCCATTACAGTAGGAGGGCTCGGCCCCCTAAAAGGCACGACAGTAGTGAATCATCTGACAGTGGCAGTTCGAGTGAGAGCGATGGTGACTAG